Proteins encoded in a region of the Flavobacterium sp. MDT1-60 genome:
- a CDS encoding BamA/TamA family outer membrane protein gives MKNNSTKIIAFILIAIFICACDAVKRVPDGKKLLVKNNILVNGKNTNDETASNQMYQKPNGTLLGYKLRLNLYNLANLNPDSTYQAKFKNHPGLYERQAKFLSAKQVDRLGQSFFYKGLHEFLKNTGEPPVIIDTTKTKKSLLRLKFYYFNNGYFNVKTDYTIDSIAPKKARINYNILTGPGYTLDSIRTTILTPALDSLYKTNPEPSVLKSGKQYKTSDFEEEKNRITTYFRNHGAYFFQPTYITFDIDTIGKKNKADINLKINNNNIQERDSSRTEPFKLYKISDVNIYTDYSAANAKNKITDSTTYKNFNLYSYKKLKYKPRAITDAIFINKGSTYSDTRTTLSSRYLNNLKIFNYPSIQYEVDKRDSTAQSLIANVYLTPRKKYSFGATLDVTHSNIQDFGIGASVSETIRNVFNRAETLEISARVNVGSSKDMANPNDNFFNVSEYGIDTKLNFPRILMPFGTEKIIPKRMIPSTIIAAGFSKQRNIGLDKENFTGGLSYNWSPKRLNTAKLEVLNAQFVRNLNPDNYFNVYTSSYDELNGIGRNYNVDPLNVDIDGNLIISSGTTGFTNDVLTEQTALTPADEQYQDVKSIEERRVRLTENDFILASSYTFTKTTKKDLADNIFYQFKAKIESAGTLLSAVSSIANLQKNINGNYEIFNLEYSEYLKTEVDYIKHWDFGKEKVLAVRSFFGIAIPFGNSDYIPFSRSYYSGGSNDNRAWQPYSLGPGSTDALDDFNEANMKIALSAEFRFKVFGDVKGAVFADAGNIWNVLDNVTDEKATFNNVNDLAEIALGTGFGLRYDLSFFVIRLDLGFKTYNPAHEKGDRWFKEYNFGHSVLNFGINYPF, from the coding sequence TTGAAAAATAATTCCACAAAAATAATAGCATTTATTCTAATAGCAATATTTATTTGCGCTTGTGATGCTGTAAAAAGAGTTCCTGATGGAAAAAAACTTCTTGTAAAAAATAATATTCTTGTTAATGGAAAGAATACCAATGATGAAACTGCATCAAATCAGATGTACCAAAAACCAAATGGAACTCTGTTAGGGTATAAATTGCGTTTAAATTTGTACAATTTAGCCAATTTAAATCCAGATTCTACTTATCAGGCTAAATTTAAAAATCATCCGGGCTTGTACGAGCGTCAGGCTAAATTTCTATCAGCAAAACAAGTTGACCGACTTGGACAATCATTTTTTTATAAAGGTTTACATGAATTCTTAAAAAACACTGGTGAACCGCCAGTTATTATTGATACTACAAAAACAAAAAAATCTTTATTACGTTTAAAATTCTATTATTTCAATAATGGTTATTTTAATGTAAAAACTGATTACACAATTGATAGCATAGCACCAAAAAAAGCGAGAATAAATTACAATATTCTTACTGGTCCCGGCTACACTTTAGACTCTATCAGAACAACTATTTTAACTCCGGCTTTAGATTCCTTATATAAAACAAATCCGGAACCTTCAGTTTTAAAATCCGGAAAGCAATATAAAACTTCAGATTTTGAAGAAGAAAAAAATCGCATAACCACTTATTTCAGAAATCATGGTGCATATTTCTTCCAGCCAACTTATATTACTTTTGATATAGATACAATTGGCAAAAAAAATAAGGCAGACATTAATTTAAAAATTAACAATAATAATATTCAGGAAAGAGATTCAAGCAGAACTGAACCATTTAAATTGTATAAAATAAGCGATGTAAACATTTATACAGACTATTCGGCAGCCAATGCAAAAAACAAAATAACAGATAGTACGACTTACAAAAACTTTAATTTGTACAGTTATAAAAAGCTAAAATATAAACCGCGGGCCATTACTGATGCTATTTTTATTAATAAAGGAAGCACTTATTCTGATACGAGAACAACACTTTCCTCGCGTTATTTAAACAACCTGAAGATTTTTAATTATCCTTCTATACAATATGAAGTTGATAAACGAGATTCGACGGCGCAATCATTAATAGCCAATGTATATCTGACACCCAGAAAAAAATATAGTTTTGGAGCTACTCTGGATGTAACACATTCTAATATTCAGGATTTTGGAATTGGAGCCAGTGTTTCAGAAACGATTCGTAATGTTTTTAACCGAGCTGAAACACTAGAAATTTCGGCACGTGTAAATGTCGGATCATCAAAAGATATGGCTAACCCTAATGACAATTTCTTTAATGTCTCGGAATACGGAATTGACACCAAACTTAATTTCCCAAGGATCTTAATGCCTTTTGGAACCGAAAAAATTATTCCGAAAAGGATGATTCCTTCGACCATTATTGCTGCAGGTTTCTCAAAACAGCGAAATATTGGTTTGGATAAAGAAAATTTTACCGGAGGATTATCTTACAACTGGTCTCCAAAACGTTTGAATACTGCGAAACTTGAAGTATTGAATGCGCAATTTGTTCGTAACTTAAATCCTGATAATTATTTTAATGTATACACCTCTTCTTATGACGAATTAAATGGAATTGGTAGAAATTATAACGTTGATCCTCTAAATGTTGATATAGATGGAAATTTAATAATTTCATCAGGAACGACTGGGTTTACTAATGATGTTTTAACAGAACAGACAGCCTTAACGCCGGCGGATGAGCAATATCAAGACGTGAAGAGTATCGAAGAACGAAGAGTTCGTCTGACCGAAAATGATTTTATATTAGCCTCGAGTTACACGTTTACGAAAACAACTAAAAAAGATCTTGCTGACAATATTTTCTATCAATTTAAAGCCAAAATAGAATCGGCCGGAACTTTATTATCTGCTGTTTCGAGTATAGCTAATCTTCAAAAAAATATAAATGGTAATTACGAAATATTCAATTTGGAATATTCAGAATATCTTAAAACGGAGGTAGATTACATTAAACACTGGGATTTTGGAAAAGAGAAAGTCTTGGCCGTTCGAAGCTTTTTCGGAATTGCGATTCCTTTTGGCAATTCAGATTATATTCCGTTTTCACGAAGTTATTATTCCGGAGGTTCAAATGATAATCGAGCGTGGCAACCTTACTCATTAGGCCCGGGAAGTACCGATGCTTTAGATGATTTTAACGAGGCAAATATGAAAATTGCACTGAGTGCCGAATTCCGATTCAAGGTTTTCGGAGATGTTAAGGGAGCTGTCTTTGCAGACGCCGGAAATATCTGGAATGTGCTCGATAATGTCACCGATGAAAAGGCAACATTTAACAACGTAAACGATTTAGCTGAGATTGCTTTAGGCACAGGATTTGGATTACGATACGATTTAAGCTTTTTTGTAATTCGATTAGATTTAGGCTTCAAGACTTATAATCCGGCACATGAGAAGGGAGACCGCTGGTTCAAAGAGTACAATTTTGGGCACTCGGTTTTAAATTTTGGAATAAATTATCCTTTCTAA
- the accD gene encoding acetyl-CoA carboxylase, carboxyltransferase subunit beta — MAWFKRQEKGITTATEDKMDVPKGLWYKSPTGKIIDADELARNLFVSPEDDFHVRIGSATYFEILFDNNEFVELDKNMTSKDPLHFVDTKKYAERLKDVMEKTHLKDAVRTGVGKSKGKELVICCMDFAFIGGSMGAVVGEKIARGIDHAIKNKLPFVMISKSGGARMMEAAYSLMQLAKTSVKLAQLAEAKLPYISLCTDPTTGGTTASYAMLGDINISEPGALIGFAGPRVVRDTTGKDLPEGFQTAEFLLEHGFLDFITPRKELKDKINLYIDLIQNNTIR; from the coding sequence ATGGCTTGGTTTAAAAGACAGGAAAAAGGGATTACGACCGCTACAGAAGATAAAATGGACGTTCCGAAAGGATTGTGGTACAAATCTCCTACCGGAAAAATTATTGATGCTGACGAATTAGCCAGAAACTTATTTGTTAGTCCAGAAGATGATTTTCACGTTCGAATTGGAAGCGCTACTTATTTTGAAATTTTATTCGACAACAACGAATTTGTTGAGTTAGATAAAAATATGACATCAAAAGATCCTCTGCATTTTGTGGATACAAAAAAATATGCAGAAAGATTGAAAGATGTAATGGAAAAAACACACCTTAAGGACGCTGTACGTACAGGAGTTGGAAAATCCAAAGGAAAAGAGCTTGTAATTTGCTGTATGGATTTTGCCTTTATTGGAGGATCTATGGGAGCTGTTGTTGGAGAAAAAATTGCCAGAGGTATTGATCACGCGATCAAAAACAAATTACCTTTTGTTATGATTTCTAAATCAGGTGGAGCTCGTATGATGGAAGCTGCTTATTCGTTAATGCAATTAGCAAAAACTTCTGTAAAACTAGCTCAATTAGCTGAAGCTAAATTGCCTTACATTTCACTTTGTACAGATCCAACAACTGGAGGAACAACTGCATCATATGCTATGTTAGGAGATATCAATATTTCTGAGCCAGGTGCTTTGATTGGTTTTGCCGGCCCTCGTGTTGTTCGCGATACTACAGGTAAAGATTTACCAGAAGGTTTCCAGACTGCGGAATTTCTTTTAGAGCACGGTTTCCTAGACTTTATCACGCCTAGAAAAGAATTGAAAGACAAGATCAACTTGTATATCGATTTGATTCAAAATAATACCATTAGATAG
- the purH gene encoding bifunctional phosphoribosylaminoimidazolecarboxamide formyltransferase/IMP cyclohydrolase, translating to MSTTKKIQSALISVFSKDGLEPIVRKLHEQNVTLYSTGGTEDFIKNLGIPVVPVEDITSFPEILGGRVKTLHPKIFGGILNRQDNESDVQQMKEFDIPQIDLVIVDLYPFEKTVASGASEQDIIEKIDIGGISLIRAGAKNFKDTVIVASVNEYSLLLDLITEQNGATTLENRRLLATKAFHVSSHYDGAIFNYFNTDETIYKESIADGQVLRYGENPHQKGFFFGDFDAMFKKIHGKELSYNNLLDVDAAVNLINEFKTDGPTFAILKHNNACGLASRKTISEAYLAALACDPTSAFGGVLIANTKIDLATAQEINKLFCEVVIAPSYDDEAIVVLQEKKNRIILVQNEVELPSRQVRTCLNGLLIQDRNTITDNKEHLKTVTTTEPTAQEIEDLIFASKICKNTKSNTIVFAKNGTLISSGTGQTSRVDALMQAVDKAKAFGFDLTGASMASDAFFPFPDCVELAKKAGITAVIQPGGSIKDELSINYCNENNLAMVFTGTRHFKH from the coding sequence ATGAGCACAACAAAAAAAATTCAATCCGCATTAATATCTGTTTTTTCGAAAGATGGACTAGAGCCAATCGTTAGAAAATTGCACGAGCAAAACGTCACATTATATTCTACTGGAGGAACTGAAGATTTTATAAAAAACCTTGGAATTCCTGTAGTTCCAGTTGAAGATATTACTTCATTTCCTGAAATTCTTGGAGGAAGAGTAAAAACTTTACACCCTAAAATTTTTGGCGGAATTTTAAATCGTCAGGATAATGAAAGCGATGTTCAGCAAATGAAAGAATTTGATATTCCTCAGATTGATTTGGTAATTGTTGATTTATATCCTTTTGAAAAAACGGTTGCTTCAGGTGCGAGCGAACAAGATATTATTGAAAAAATTGATATTGGCGGAATTTCATTAATCCGTGCCGGTGCAAAAAACTTCAAAGACACGGTAATTGTAGCTTCAGTAAACGAATACAGTTTGCTTCTGGATTTGATTACAGAACAAAATGGAGCGACAACATTAGAAAACAGAAGATTGCTTGCTACAAAAGCATTCCACGTTTCTTCTCATTATGACGGTGCTATATTTAATTATTTTAATACTGACGAAACTATTTACAAAGAAAGCATTGCAGATGGTCAGGTTTTAAGATACGGTGAGAACCCGCATCAAAAAGGATTTTTCTTTGGAGATTTTGACGCAATGTTCAAAAAAATTCACGGAAAAGAATTGTCATATAACAATTTATTAGATGTTGATGCTGCAGTAAATTTAATTAATGAATTTAAAACTGACGGACCAACATTCGCTATTTTAAAACATAATAACGCTTGTGGTTTAGCTTCAAGAAAAACAATTAGCGAAGCTTATTTAGCTGCTTTGGCTTGCGACCCAACATCAGCATTTGGTGGAGTTTTAATTGCAAACACTAAAATCGACTTAGCTACAGCACAGGAAATCAATAAATTATTCTGTGAAGTTGTCATTGCACCTAGTTATGATGACGAAGCAATTGTTGTTTTACAAGAAAAGAAAAACAGAATTATATTAGTTCAAAATGAAGTTGAATTGCCTTCAAGACAAGTAAGAACATGTCTTAATGGTTTGTTAATTCAGGATAGAAATACTATTACAGATAATAAAGAGCATTTAAAAACCGTTACAACAACAGAGCCAACTGCTCAGGAGATAGAGGATTTGATTTTTGCTTCGAAGATTTGTAAAAACACAAAATCAAATACAATCGTATTTGCTAAAAACGGAACTTTAATTTCATCAGGAACTGGTCAGACATCAAGAGTGGATGCTTTGATGCAGGCAGTTGATAAAGCAAAAGCTTTCGGATTTGACCTAACAGGAGCCTCAATGGCAAGTGACGCATTTTTCCCTTTTCCGGATTGTGTAGAATTAGCTAAAAAAGCAGGAATTACAGCTGTAATTCAGCCAGGTGGATCGATAAAAGATGAATTAAGCATCAATTATTGCAACGAAAATAATCTTGCAATGGTATTTACAGGAACACGTCATTTTAAACATTAA
- the mreC gene encoding rod shape-determining protein MreC — translation MQQIFNFIIRNSNRLLFLLLLGISLVLSIQSHSYHRSKVISSANFLSGGVYEKINHINEYLNLRTENDELVLENARLKSLLFNKEDTTKIPLADSVKGVKPADIIVSKVIHNSYNRHENYITLNSGANDGIKPDMGVINSLGIIGVIDNTSPRYSTVISILNMKSQINAKLKKSNHFGSLTWDGKSTGFVQLEDVPRLASVKKGDTIVTGGQSVIFPEGINIGTVDIVYKKDNSSYYVIKVKLFNDMTNLGHVYIIKSKDREELINLENKEKDE, via the coding sequence ATGCAGCAAATTTTTAATTTTATTATAAGAAACAGTAACCGATTGCTGTTTTTGCTGCTTTTAGGTATTTCGTTGGTTCTCAGCATTCAATCCCATTCCTATCACAGAAGCAAAGTAATCAGTTCAGCTAATTTTTTAAGCGGAGGTGTTTATGAAAAAATCAATCATATTAATGAATATTTGAATTTAAGAACCGAAAACGACGAACTTGTACTTGAAAACGCAAGATTAAAAAGCCTCCTTTTTAATAAAGAGGATACTACAAAAATACCGTTGGCGGACAGCGTAAAAGGAGTAAAACCTGCTGACATTATTGTTTCAAAAGTAATTCATAACTCTTATAACAGGCACGAAAACTATATTACGTTAAATTCCGGAGCAAATGACGGCATTAAACCAGATATGGGAGTAATTAATAGTTTAGGGATCATTGGAGTGATAGATAACACATCACCAAGATATTCAACAGTGATAAGTATTTTGAATATGAAATCGCAAATCAACGCGAAACTAAAAAAATCAAATCACTTTGGTTCATTAACCTGGGATGGTAAAAGTACAGGATTTGTTCAGCTTGAGGATGTTCCTAGACTAGCTTCTGTAAAAAAAGGAGATACTATCGTTACAGGCGGACAGTCTGTTATATTTCCTGAGGGAATTAATATTGGTACAGTAGACATTGTTTACAAAAAAGACAACTCAAGTTATTATGTCATAAAAGTTAAGTTATTTAATGATATGACAAACTTAGGTCACGTTTATATAATCAAGAGTAAAGACAGAGAAGAACTTATTAATTTAGAAAACAAGGAAAAAGATGAATAG
- a CDS encoding cupin-like domain-containing protein, which yields MSFNLKPVDTVESISREDFKKNYLDKRKPLIIKGLTKDWPAREKWSTEYFKQIAGDIEVKLVDNSKADPTKVINASIASMKFGEYLDLIKREPTQLRIFFFNLFKHRPELINDVKIPKELMGGFIESMPAMFFGGSSAFTFLHYDIDLPHLFHTHFGGRKHIILFDYKWKKRLYCVPNTTYALEDYDVANPDFEKFPALKGVEGYEVFMEHGDTLFMPTGMWHWMRYVDGSFSLSLRAWDRSITRKMASVWSLFMHGAVDSAIKVVFRERYAIWREKLAFKIADRELKKGKPKN from the coding sequence ATGAGCTTTAACTTGAAACCCGTCGATACCGTTGAGTCTATTTCTAGAGAAGATTTTAAAAAGAACTATTTAGATAAGAGAAAACCTTTAATTATAAAAGGATTAACAAAAGACTGGCCTGCAAGAGAAAAATGGTCAACGGAGTATTTTAAGCAAATTGCAGGAGATATTGAGGTAAAACTAGTTGATAATTCCAAAGCAGATCCTACAAAAGTAATCAATGCCTCTATTGCTAGTATGAAATTTGGTGAATACCTGGATTTAATAAAAAGAGAACCAACACAATTACGCATTTTTTTCTTCAATCTTTTCAAACACAGACCCGAATTAATTAATGATGTAAAAATTCCAAAAGAATTAATGGGTGGTTTTATAGAAAGCATGCCTGCCATGTTTTTTGGTGGCTCAAGCGCCTTCACCTTTTTACATTATGATATCGATTTACCGCATCTTTTTCATACTCATTTTGGAGGTCGAAAACATATTATATTGTTTGACTATAAATGGAAAAAAAGACTTTATTGCGTTCCCAATACTACTTATGCTTTAGAAGATTATGATGTTGCTAATCCTGATTTTGAAAAATTTCCCGCTCTAAAAGGTGTCGAAGGATATGAAGTTTTTATGGAACATGGAGATACTTTGTTCATGCCAACCGGAATGTGGCATTGGATGCGCTACGTAGACGGTTCTTTTTCCCTGAGTCTTCGTGCATGGGATCGATCAATAACGCGTAAAATGGCCAGCGTTTGGAGTTTGTTTATGCATGGCGCGGTTGATAGCGCAATAAAAGTAGTTTTTAGAGAACGTTATGCGATATGGCGTGAAAAGTTAGCTTTTAAAATTGCTGATAGAGAATTGAAAAAGGGAAAACCTAAAAATTAG
- a CDS encoding rod shape-determining protein, translating into MGFFDFMTEDIAIDLGTANTLIIHNDKVVIDSPSIVARDRISGKIIAVGKEANMMQGKTHENIKTIRPLKDGVIADFDASEKMINMFIKSIPALKKRMFTPALRMVVCIPSGITEVEMRAVKESCERVNGKEVYLIHEPMAAAIGIGIDIMQPKGNMIVDIGGGTTEIAVIALGGIVCDKSVKIAGDVFTNDIVYYMRTQHNLFVGESTAEKIKIQIGAAIEDLDGPPEDMSVQGRDLLTGKPKQVDVSYREIAKALDKSIQRIEDAVMETLSQTPPELAADIYNTGIYLAGGGSMLRGLDKRISLKTDLPVYIAEDPLRAVVRGTGMALKNIAKFKSILIK; encoded by the coding sequence ATGGGATTTTTTGATTTCATGACCGAGGATATTGCGATAGACCTTGGTACCGCAAACACTTTAATCATTCATAATGATAAAGTTGTTATTGATAGTCCGTCAATCGTTGCACGTGACAGAATATCAGGCAAAATCATTGCTGTTGGTAAGGAAGCCAACATGATGCAAGGTAAAACGCATGAAAACATCAAGACCATAAGGCCTTTGAAAGATGGTGTAATTGCCGATTTTGATGCTTCAGAAAAAATGATCAATATGTTCATTAAAAGTATTCCGGCATTGAAAAAAAGAATGTTTACTCCGGCTTTACGCATGGTAGTATGTATTCCGTCTGGAATTACTGAGGTTGAAATGAGAGCTGTAAAAGAATCTTGTGAAAGAGTAAACGGAAAAGAAGTTTATTTAATTCATGAGCCTATGGCAGCAGCAATTGGTATTGGTATCGATATCATGCAGCCAAAAGGAAATATGATTGTTGATATTGGAGGTGGTACAACCGAAATTGCTGTTATTGCATTAGGCGGAATTGTATGTGATAAATCTGTAAAAATTGCAGGTGACGTTTTCACAAACGATATCGTTTATTACATGCGTACGCAACACAACCTTTTTGTGGGAGAAAGTACTGCTGAGAAAATTAAAATTCAGATTGGGGCTGCTATCGAAGATTTAGATGGACCTCCGGAAGATATGTCAGTTCAGGGTAGAGATTTACTTACCGGGAAACCAAAACAAGTAGATGTTTCATACCGTGAAATAGCAAAAGCATTAGACAAATCAATTCAACGTATCGAAGATGCTGTAATGGAGACTTTATCTCAAACTCCTCCTGAATTAGCAGCCGATATTTACAACACGGGTATTTATTTAGCTGGTGGTGGATCGATGTTAAGAGGTCTTGATAAACGTATTTCACTAAAAACAGACTTACCTGTTTACATTGCCGAAGATCCTTTAAGAGCGGTAGTTCGTGGAACTGGAATGGCATTAAAAAACATTGCTAAATTTAAAAGTATCTTAATTAAATAA
- the fbaA gene encoding class II fructose-bisphosphate aldolase: protein MAHNIKPGVATGDQVQEIFNYAKEKGFALPAVNVTGSSTINGVLETAAKLNAPVIIQFSNGGAQFNAGKGLSNAGEKSAIAGGIAGAKHIHALAEAYGATVILHTDHCAKKLLPWIDGLLDASEKHFAETGKPLFSSHMIDLSEEPIEENIEICKEYLARMSKMGMTLEIELGITGGEEDGVDNSDVDSSKLYTQPEEVAYAYEELSKVSPKFTIAAAFGNVHGVYKPGNVKLTPKILKNSQDFVQNKFNTGHNPVDFVFHGGSGSTLEEIREGISYGVIKMNIDTDLQFAYTEGIRDYMVKNIDYLKSQIGNPEGADVPNKKYYDPRRWVRESEVTFNARLEQAFADLNNVNTL, encoded by the coding sequence ATGGCACACAATATTAAACCAGGAGTAGCTACAGGAGATCAGGTACAGGAGATTTTTAATTATGCGAAAGAAAAAGGATTTGCACTTCCAGCAGTAAATGTTACGGGGTCAAGCACAATTAATGGAGTTCTTGAGACTGCAGCGAAACTTAATGCGCCAGTTATCATTCAATTTTCAAACGGAGGAGCACAATTTAACGCAGGAAAAGGATTGTCTAACGCAGGTGAAAAATCAGCAATTGCTGGTGGAATCGCAGGAGCAAAACATATTCACGCATTGGCAGAAGCTTACGGAGCAACTGTAATTTTACACACTGACCACTGTGCAAAAAAATTATTACCTTGGATTGATGGCTTGTTAGATGCATCTGAAAAACATTTTGCAGAAACAGGAAAACCATTATTCAGTTCACATATGATCGATTTGTCTGAGGAGCCAATCGAAGAAAATATCGAGATCTGTAAAGAGTATTTAGCAAGAATGAGTAAAATGGGTATGACATTAGAAATCGAGCTAGGTATTACAGGTGGTGAAGAAGATGGCGTTGACAACTCTGATGTTGACAGTTCAAAATTATACACACAACCGGAAGAAGTAGCTTATGCTTACGAAGAATTATCTAAAGTAAGTCCTAAATTTACAATTGCAGCTGCTTTTGGAAACGTTCACGGTGTTTACAAACCAGGAAACGTAAAATTGACTCCAAAAATCTTAAAAAATTCTCAGGATTTCGTTCAAAACAAATTCAACACTGGACATAACCCGGTAGATTTCGTTTTCCACGGAGGTTCAGGTTCTACACTTGAAGAAATCAGAGAAGGAATTAGCTACGGAGTTATCAAAATGAACATTGATACAGATTTACAATTTGCATATACTGAAGGAATTCGTGATTATATGGTTAAAAACATTGACTATTTGAAATCTCAAATTGGTAACCCGGAAGGTGCTGATGTTCCTAACAAAAAATATTATGACCCAAGAAGATGGGTTCGTGAAAGCGAAGTGACATTCAATGCAAGACTTGAGCAAGCTTTTGCAGACTTGAATAACGTAAATACACTTTAA
- a CDS encoding RNA methyltransferase — protein sequence MVSKNQIKLITGLHQKKQRFANQLFFAEGVKVIQELLQSNFELEHLYTTLNDFETVQPSKRTLVNEQELKKISALATPNSCLAVFKIPAENKVIDSGLIIALDDIRDPGNLGTILRLCDWFGVKQIICSKETVDIYNPKVVQATMGSIARVNVNYIDLKTFITQTKLPVFGTFMDGDNIYQSNLPQNGIIIMGNEANGISAEIEKIVTSRISIPRFGELQKTESLNVATATAIILSEFKRNS from the coding sequence ATGGTTAGTAAAAACCAAATAAAACTTATAACAGGCTTGCATCAAAAAAAGCAGCGTTTTGCAAATCAATTATTTTTTGCCGAAGGAGTAAAAGTAATTCAGGAATTGTTGCAATCCAATTTTGAATTAGAGCATTTATACACGACTTTAAATGATTTTGAGACTGTTCAGCCTTCAAAGCGCACTCTCGTTAATGAACAGGAACTTAAAAAAATAAGTGCTTTGGCAACTCCAAATTCTTGTTTAGCTGTATTCAAAATCCCTGCCGAAAATAAAGTAATCGACTCAGGATTAATCATTGCGCTAGACGATATTAGAGATCCCGGAAATTTGGGAACAATTTTACGTCTTTGTGATTGGTTTGGTGTCAAACAAATTATTTGCTCTAAAGAAACAGTAGATATCTATAATCCAAAAGTAGTCCAGGCCACAATGGGTTCTATTGCCAGAGTAAATGTCAACTATATTGATTTAAAAACTTTTATCACACAAACAAAATTACCTGTTTTTGGAACTTTTATGGACGGTGATAACATCTATCAATCAAATTTGCCTCAAAATGGAATCATTATTATGGGTAATGAAGCCAATGGTATTTCAGCAGAAATTGAAAAAATAGTAACCAGCCGAATCTCAATTCCAAGATTTGGAGAATTACAAAAAACAGAAAGTTTAAATGTAGCTACCGCAACAGCAATTATTCTTAGTGAATTTAAACGAAATAGTTAA
- a CDS encoding ABC transporter permease, whose product MLLYLRLLKESLSFAINALRNNKLRTLLSLLGVTIGIFSIIAVLAAVDSLDRKISKDLSSLDKNTIYLMKFCFGPSEIPQWKREQFPNVKYDEYIALKNSLNNTDQVGYQLFVSRESLKYDSKTVADVNIVPSSYEMVDIDGLSFDKGRFYTESESNSGSPVIVLGYEIANGLFGSDDPIGKSIRLYGQRFSVIGVMTKQGAGFFGDSNDTSVYLPANFLRRMYGDSDAMTPVIVLKPVKGIDMDAYKAEVAQKLRAIRGMKAGEIDNFFVNVLSGFTDFIDGILGQMNVVGWIISGFSLLVGGFGIANIMFVSVKERTNLIGIQKSLGAKNRFILFQFLFEAIILSVIGGIIGLLMVWGIALILTKVLDFEFVLSFGNIILGTTLAAIIGLISGILPAISAANLDPVEAIRTGM is encoded by the coding sequence ATGCTACTTTATTTAAGATTATTAAAGGAAAGTCTAAGCTTTGCCATAAATGCTTTGCGAAATAACAAATTGCGTACATTATTGTCGTTGTTAGGGGTTACGATTGGTATTTTTTCGATTATCGCTGTTTTAGCTGCCGTTGATTCTCTTGATCGTAAAATTTCTAAAGATTTAAGCAGTTTAGATAAAAATACAATTTATTTAATGAAATTTTGCTTTGGACCATCTGAAATTCCACAATGGAAAAGAGAACAGTTTCCAAATGTGAAATATGATGAATATATCGCTTTGAAAAATTCTCTAAACAATACAGATCAGGTTGGTTATCAGCTTTTTGTTAGCAGGGAAAGTTTAAAATATGATTCGAAAACTGTAGCTGATGTAAATATTGTTCCATCTTCTTATGAAATGGTTGATATTGACGGATTGAGTTTTGATAAGGGAAGATTTTATACGGAATCTGAATCCAATTCGGGATCGCCCGTAATTGTTCTGGGTTATGAAATTGCAAACGGACTTTTTGGATCTGATGATCCTATCGGAAAAAGTATTCGTTTGTATGGACAACGTTTTTCTGTTATTGGCGTTATGACAAAACAGGGGGCTGGTTTTTTTGGAGATAGCAATGATACCTCTGTTTATTTGCCGGCTAATTTTTTGCGTAGGATGTACGGTGATAGTGATGCAATGACACCGGTAATTGTATTAAAACCTGTGAAAGGAATCGATATGGATGCTTATAAGGCTGAAGTTGCACAGAAACTAAGAGCTATTCGCGGAATGAAAGCGGGTGAAATTGATAATTTCTTTGTTAATGTACTTTCCGGGTTTACAGATTTTATTGACGGTATTTTGGGTCAGATGAATGTTGTTGGATGGATTATCAGTGGATTTTCTCTTTTAGTTGGAGGGTTCGGAATTGCGAATATTATGTTTGTTTCGGTTAAAGAGCGAACGAACTTAATTGGAATTCAAAAATCACTTGGAGCTAAAAATCGTTTTATATTATTTCAGTTTTTATTTGAAGCGATAATTCTTTCTGTTATTGGAGGAATAATAGGACTTTTAATGGTTTGGGGGATTGCACTGATTTTAACGAAAGTGCTTGATTTCGAATTTGTTTTAAGCTTTGGGAATATAATTTTAGGAACTACGTTAGCAGCTATTATTGGATTAATATCCGGAATTCTTCCAGCAATTTCCGCAGCCAATTTGGATCCGGTTGAAGCAATTCGAACTGGAATGTAG